In a genomic window of Lepisosteus oculatus isolate fLepOcu1 chromosome 5, fLepOcu1.hap2, whole genome shotgun sequence:
- the serpinh1b gene encoding serpin H1b codes for MWVTKLVALSLLAALATAEEKKLSSHASMLADTSASLAFNLYHNMAKDKNAENILFSPVVVASSLGLVHLGGKSSTASQAKTVLSADKVKDDQLHTGLSELLTEVSNSTARNVTWKIGSRLYGPSSVNFADEFVKSSKKHYNYEHSKINFRDKRSAVKSINEWAAQTTDGKLPEVTKDVEKTDGAMIVNAMFFKPHWDEKFHHKMVDNRGFLVSRSYTVSVPMMHRTGLYMFHEDSEKRLYVLSMPLAHKMSSMIIIMPYHVEPLERLEKLLTRKQLDTWISKMEERAVAVSLPKVCMEVSHNLQKHLGELGLTEAVDKAKADLSNISGKKDLYLSNVFHASAMELDTEGNPFDTNIYGSEKLRNPKLFYADHPFIFVIKDNKTNSILYIGRLVRPKGDKMRDEL; via the exons atgtgggtgaccaagcTCGTAGCTCTGAGCCTCCTGGCTGCTCTGGCCACAGCGGAGGAGAAGAAGCTCAGCAGCCATGCCAGCATGTTAGCAGACACCAGCGCTAGTCTGGCCTTCAACCTCTATCACAACATGGCCAAAGATAAGAACGCGGAGAACATCCTCTTCTCCCCAGTAGTGGTAGCCTCCTCTCTGGGTCTGGTCCACCTGGGGGGCAAATCCTCCACGGCATCGCAGGCCAAGACAGTCCTCAGCGCCGACAAAGTGAAGGACGACCAGCTCCACACGGGCCTGTCGGAGCTCCTCACTGAGGTCAGCAACTCCACCGCTCGAAACGTCACCTGGAAGATCGGCAGCCGCCTCTACGGGCCCAGCTCCGTCAACTTCGCGGACGAGTTTGTCAAGAGCAGCAAGAAGCACTACAACTACGAGCACTCCAAGATCAACTTCCGGGACAAGCGGAGCGCTGTGAAGTCCATCAACGAGTGGGCGGCCCAGACCACGGACGGGAAGCTGCCCGAGGTCACCAAGGATGTGGAGAAGACTGATGGAGCTATGATCGTCAACGCCATGTTCTTCAAGC CCCACTGGGATGAGAAATTCCACCACAAGATGGTGGACAACCGTGGATTCCTGGTGTCACGCTCTTACACTGTTTCCGTTCCCATGATGCACCGCACAG GACTCTACATGTTCCATGAAGATTCTGAGAAGAGGCTGTACGTGCTGAGCATGCCTTTGGCTCACAAGATGTCCAGCATGATCATCATCATGCCCTACCATGTGGAGCCATTGGAAAGACTGGAGAAGCTGTTGACCCGCAAGCAGTTGGACACCTGGATCAGCAAGATGGAGGAAAGAGCTGTAGCCGTTTCCCTGCCCAAAGTCTGCATGGAAGTCAGTCACAACCTCCAG aaacatcttgGGGAGCTGGGCCTGACAGAGGCTGTGGACAAAGCCAAGGCCGACCTCTCCAACATCTCTGGAAAGAAGGACTTGTACCTGTCCAATGTCTTCCATGCCTCCGCAATGGAGCTGGACACTGAAGGCAACCCCTTCGACACCAACATTTACGGGAGCGAGAAGCTGAGGAACCCCAAACTATTCTACGCAGACCATCCATTCATCTTCGTCATTAAAGACAATAAAACCAACTCCATCCTCTACATCGGCAGGCTTGTAAGGCCCAAAGGAGATAAAATGCGAGATGAGTTATAG